One segment of Castanea sativa cultivar Marrone di Chiusa Pesio chromosome 3, ASM4071231v1 DNA contains the following:
- the LOC142627445 gene encoding AAA-ATPase At3g50940-like has translation MFPFTSMPSTTSVLSTYTSFAASAMLLRTVVSEVQTMTSQLIPQQLQEKFFSKLGGLLGNNFSSQITIIIDERNGFSINEIYQASEIYLSTIITPSVKHLKVSKAPREKNLSITIDKGEKIIDVFQGISLIWEFVSIEKQKSYYDYESSFHSTETCEQRSIHLSFHKKYREIVLSTYLPCVVERSKVIKEENKVVKLYSLGNSHQDVNLDHPSTFDTLAMDPKLKKELMDDLDRFLKRRVFYRRVGKAWKRGYLLYGPPGTGKSSLIAAMANYLKFDVYDLELSNLHSNADLRGLIASTANRSILVIEDIDCTIELQDRQYGGYNQTDNQLTLSGLLNFIDGLWTSCGDERIIVFTTNHKDRLDPALLRPGRMDMHIHMSYCTPSGFKILASNYLRIESHCLFTEIEGLIKEVEVTPAEVAEELMKSEDPDVALAGLVAFLQQKKKQMKCSEESKSEVEKVNEQSKQSLRKKKVKESKRKKARSGKSRR, from the exons ATGTTTCCTTTTACAAGCATGCCTTCAACAACATCAGTTCTATCTACATATACTTCCTTCGCTGCATCCGCAATGCTGCTCCGGACAGTGGTCAGTGAGGTCCAGACCATGACCAGTCAGCTCATACCTCAACAACTCCAAGAAAAATTCTTTTCCAAGCTTGGAGGCCTACTCGGTAATAATTTCTCTTCCCAAATTACTATCATCATTGATGAACGCAATGGGTTTTCCATCAATGAAATTTACCAGGCTTCTGAGATCTATTTAAGCACAATAATCACCCCCTCAGTCAAACACCTTAAGGTTTCCAAGGCCCCGCGTGAGAAGAACCTCTCCATCACGATCGACAAAGGAGAAAAGATTATTGATGTATTCCAGGGAATAAGTTTAATTTGGGAATTCGTTTCTATTGAAAAACAGAAGTCATACTATGACTATGAAAGCTCTTTCCACTCAACAGAAACATGTGAACAAAGATCAATTCATCTCAGTTTCCACAAGAAATACAGGGAGATTGTGCTCAGCACTTACCTGCCATGTGTGGTAGAGAGATCAAAGGtcataaaagaagaaaacaaggtGGTGAAACTCTATTCACTTGGAAACTCCCATCAAGATGTCAATCTTGACCACCCATCCACTTTTGACACACTGGCAATGGATCCAAAGCTCAAGAAAGAGTTGATGGATGACTTAGATAGATTTCTGAAGAGAAGAGTGTTCTATAGGAGAGTAGGGAAGGCATGGAAACGTGGGTATCTTTTGTATGGCCCTCCTGGTACAGGCAAGTCAAGCTTGATAGCAGCAATGGCTAATTACTTGAAATTTGACGTCTATGATTTGGAGCTTTCGAATCTACATAGCAATGCGGACCTCAGGGGGCTGATAGCCTCTACTGCAAATCGATCTATTCTTGTAATTGAGGATATTGATTGTACCATTGAGCTGCAAGACAGACAATATGGAGGATACAACCAAACAGACAACCAG TTGACATTATCCGGGTTGCTAAATTTTATCGATGGGCTATGGACAAGCTGTGGGGATGAGAGGATAATTGTCTTCACAACCAACCACAAAGACAGACTAGACCCCGCACTGTTGAGACCAGGCCGCATGGACATGCACATCCACATGTCCTATTGCACTCCAAGCGGGTTCAAGATCCTTGCTTCCAATTACCTAAGAATTGAAAGCCACTGCCTTTTTACTGAAATAGAAGGACTCATTAAGGAGGTGGAGGTCACCCCAGCAGAGGTTGCAGAAGAGCTTATGAAAAGTGAAGACCCCGATGTTGCGCTTGCAGGACTGGTTGCATTCCTCCaacagaagaagaagcagatGAAATGTTCTGAAGAATCCAAATCTGAAGTAGAGAAGGTCAATGAACAAAGTAAACAAAGCCTGAGGAAGAAGAAAGTTAAggaaagcaagagaaagaaagcTAGAAGTGGTAAAAGCAGGCGATGA